From a region of the Janthinobacterium sp. 61 genome:
- a CDS encoding aldo/keto reductase, with protein sequence MDTTRRRTLPRGGLSLPCIGMGCAPLGGLYQPVCDAQARATLDGAWDAGVRFFDTAPFYGYTQSEHRLGAALRERPRNEFVISTKAGRLMRPDASVRPGDDGFAAPLPFRPHYDYTYDGVLRSHDDSLQRLGLERIDILFVHDIGKVTHGERDQQYWRQLTAGGGFRALEQLRASGQVKAVGLGVNECDVVLRAMAEFDLDCTLLAGRYTLLEQASLSPLLDACVERGNAIVVGGPFNSGVLAGNGKFNYADAPSAILERVARLDAVCREFGVPLQAAALQFPLAHPAVASCIPGGQDLAQLRQNLDWFATPLPDALWLALREADLIDARAPLPTGVAA encoded by the coding sequence ATGGATACCACGCGACGCCGTACCCTGCCGCGCGGCGGCTTGTCGCTGCCCTGCATTGGCATGGGCTGCGCGCCGCTGGGCGGCCTGTACCAGCCCGTCTGCGACGCGCAGGCGCGCGCCACGCTTGATGGCGCCTGGGACGCCGGCGTGCGCTTCTTCGACACGGCGCCGTTCTATGGCTATACCCAGTCCGAACACCGGCTGGGCGCGGCGCTGCGCGAGCGGCCCCGCAATGAATTCGTGATCAGTACCAAGGCAGGGCGGCTGATGCGGCCCGACGCCTCCGTGCGCCCCGGAGACGACGGCTTTGCCGCGCCGCTGCCGTTCCGCCCCCATTACGACTACACATATGACGGCGTCCTGCGTTCGCACGACGATAGCCTGCAGAGATTGGGGCTTGAGCGCATTGACATCCTGTTCGTGCACGATATCGGCAAGGTTACGCATGGCGAGCGCGATCAGCAATACTGGCGCCAACTGACGGCCGGTGGCGGCTTTCGCGCGCTGGAGCAGCTGCGCGCCAGCGGCCAGGTGAAAGCCGTGGGCCTGGGCGTCAACGAATGCGACGTCGTGCTACGGGCGATGGCGGAGTTCGACCTCGATTGCACCCTGCTGGCCGGCCGCTACACCTTGCTGGAACAGGCCTCGCTGTCACCGCTGCTGGACGCCTGCGTGGAACGCGGCAACGCCATCGTGGTGGGCGGTCCATTTAATTCCGGCGTGCTGGCCGGTAACGGCAAATTCAATTACGCCGATGCGCCGAGCGCGATACTCGAGCGCGTGGCGCGACTGGACGCCGTTTGCCGCGAATTTGGCGTGCCCTTGCAGGCTGCCGCCTTGCAGTTTCCGCTGGCCCATCCGGCCGTCGCGTCCTGCATCCCGGGCGGCCAGGACCTGGCGCAGCTACGCCAAAACCTGGACTGGTTCGCCACACCGCTGCCCGACGCCCTGTGGCTGGCGCTGCGGGAAGCGGACCTGATTGATGCGCGCGCGCCGCTGCCTACGGGAGTGGCCGCATGA
- a CDS encoding amidohydrolase: MMRIDAHQHFWQLAARAGSWPPPSLAAIHRDFSPEDLAPLLAEHGISGTVLVQSLPSEDDTYWMLALAGQDSFIRAVVGWTDLMAPDAPVAIARLASHAKLKGLRPMLQDLDDDQWIADPALAPALTAMVEQGLRLDALVLPRHLPALLRCARNYPLLPMVIDHAAKPPIADAAFGSWREDMAELAALPNVHCKLSGLVTEARPGWRANDLQPYVRHVLDVFGPRRVMWGSDWPVVDLAGGYAAWLAASVALLAHLGQEDRNDIFGLNALRFYGINQETP; this comes from the coding sequence ATGATGCGCATCGACGCCCACCAGCACTTCTGGCAGCTTGCCGCGCGTGCCGGCAGCTGGCCGCCGCCATCGCTGGCCGCCATTCACCGCGATTTTTCCCCGGAAGACCTGGCGCCGCTGCTGGCCGAGCATGGCATATCTGGAACCGTGTTGGTGCAATCGCTGCCTTCGGAAGACGATACGTACTGGATGCTGGCGCTGGCCGGACAGGACAGCTTTATCCGCGCCGTGGTGGGCTGGACCGACTTGATGGCGCCTGATGCACCCGTAGCGATTGCGCGCCTGGCGTCGCACGCCAAGCTGAAAGGTTTGCGCCCCATGCTGCAGGACCTGGATGACGATCAGTGGATCGCCGATCCTGCACTGGCGCCAGCTTTGACCGCCATGGTGGAGCAAGGCCTGCGGCTGGACGCGCTGGTGCTGCCGCGCCACTTGCCCGCGCTGCTGCGTTGTGCCCGCAACTATCCGCTGCTTCCCATGGTGATCGACCATGCGGCCAAGCCGCCGATAGCCGATGCCGCCTTCGGCTCCTGGCGCGAAGACATGGCGGAACTGGCCGCGCTGCCGAATGTGCACTGCAAGCTGTCCGGGCTGGTGACGGAGGCCCGGCCTGGCTGGCGCGCGAACGATTTGCAGCCGTATGTGCGGCACGTTCTGGACGTATTCGGCCCCCGGCGCGTGATGTGGGGCAGCGACTGGCCAGTGGTGGACTTGGCCGGCGGATATGCGGCGTGGCTGGCCGCCAGTGTAGCGCTGCTGGCACATCTGGGACAAGAGGATAGAAACGATATTTTTGGACTCAACGCACTGCGCTTTTACGGCATCAACCAGGAAACGCCATGA
- a CDS encoding L-rhamnose mutarotase — MKRMGMVIGIAPDRIAEYKTLHAAVWPQVLARLSAAHVSNYSIFLRQPENLLFGYWEYHGEDFDADMAAIAADPETQRWWTFCAPCQLPLASRAEGEHWAMMEHVFHMA, encoded by the coding sequence ATGAAAAGAATGGGCATGGTCATCGGCATCGCGCCGGACCGCATCGCTGAATACAAAACCTTGCATGCCGCCGTCTGGCCGCAGGTGCTGGCCAGACTGTCGGCAGCGCATGTCAGCAATTATTCGATCTTCCTGCGCCAGCCGGAAAACCTGCTGTTTGGCTACTGGGAATACCACGGCGAGGATTTTGACGCCGACATGGCGGCCATCGCCGCCGACCCGGAAACGCAGCGCTGGTGGACCTTTTGCGCCCCATGCCAGCTGCCCCTTGCCTCACGCGCCGAGGGCGAGCATTGGGCGATGATGGAACACGTATTTCACATGGCTTAG
- a CDS encoding SDR family oxidoreductase, which translates to MTARLQGKIALLTAAGQGIGRATAEAFVREGATVIATDINQAQLDALKEATGCAIRLLDVTDGAAITALADEIGPVDILFNCAGFVDGGTILECDEAAWDRSFDINARSMYRLIRAVLPGMLARGAGSIVNMSSVASSVKGAPNRFIYGTSKAAVVGMTKSVAADFVTHGIRCNAICPGTIESPSLKERIAAQAAATGVSIAEVQAAFVARQPMGRVGRATEIAALAVYLASDESAFTTGMVHVIDGGWSN; encoded by the coding sequence ATGACCGCCAGACTACAAGGCAAAATCGCCCTGCTCACCGCCGCTGGCCAGGGCATCGGCCGCGCCACGGCCGAAGCGTTCGTGCGTGAAGGCGCTACCGTGATCGCCACCGATATTAACCAGGCCCAGCTCGATGCGCTGAAGGAAGCGACGGGCTGCGCCATCCGCCTGCTCGACGTGACCGATGGCGCGGCGATCACCGCGCTGGCCGACGAGATCGGCCCCGTCGATATCCTGTTCAACTGCGCCGGCTTCGTTGACGGCGGTACGATCCTCGAGTGCGACGAAGCTGCCTGGGATCGTTCCTTCGACATCAACGCCCGCTCCATGTACCGGCTGATACGCGCCGTCCTGCCGGGCATGCTGGCCAGGGGTGCCGGCTCCATCGTCAATATGTCGTCCGTGGCATCGAGCGTGAAGGGGGCGCCGAACCGCTTTATCTACGGCACCTCGAAGGCGGCCGTGGTGGGCATGACAAAATCGGTGGCGGCCGATTTCGTCACGCACGGCATCCGCTGCAATGCGATCTGTCCAGGCACCATCGAGTCGCCCTCGCTGAAGGAGCGCATTGCCGCCCAGGCGGCAGCGACAGGCGTGAGCATAGCTGAGGTGCAGGCCGCCTTCGTGGCGCGCCAGCCGATGGGCAGAGTGGGCCGCGCTACGGAAATTGCCGCCCTGGCTGTCTATCTGGC